The following proteins come from a genomic window of Fontisubflavum oceani:
- a CDS encoding GntR family transcriptional regulator: protein MTTAKPALADPMPHDIAPIENVPLRVQVADRLRSAILSGRLRPGTGLVETALAEQMNVSRAPIREAIQILENDGLVETIAYKGKRVKPLTAREVAETYSLREVFEVMAVRRILENGAPLDLLREHCDAMTAAAAADDFEALVAADEAFHHALIVLADHDLLLASWKNLYLRIHQIMALRNRDERNLDEVAGNHPRLWTPWPMATPSAPSS, encoded by the coding sequence ATGACGACCGCAAAACCTGCCCTTGCCGACCCGATGCCCCATGACATTGCGCCAATCGAAAACGTGCCCCTGCGCGTTCAAGTGGCGGACCGATTGCGCAGCGCGATCTTGAGTGGGCGCTTGCGGCCCGGGACGGGTTTGGTTGAAACCGCCCTTGCCGAGCAAATGAACGTCTCCCGCGCGCCGATCCGCGAGGCGATCCAGATTCTGGAGAATGACGGGCTGGTTGAAACCATCGCCTATAAGGGCAAGCGGGTGAAACCGCTAACCGCGCGCGAGGTGGCCGAAACCTATTCTCTGCGGGAAGTATTCGAGGTGATGGCAGTGCGTCGGATTTTGGAAAACGGCGCGCCCTTGGATTTACTGCGCGAACATTGCGACGCGATGACCGCAGCAGCGGCGGCCGATGATTTTGAAGCGCTGGTTGCCGCCGACGAGGCCTTTCACCATGCCTTGATCGTTCTGGCCGATCATGACCTGCTCTTGGCTTCGTGGAAGAACCTCTATCTCCGCATTCACCAGATCATGGCGCTGCGCAACCGTGACGAACGTAATCTCGATGAGGTCGCGGGCAACCACCCCCGATTGTGGACGCCCTGGCCGATGGCGACGCCGAGCGCGCCATCAAGCTGA
- a CDS encoding ABC transporter permease: MADTTPAPSSASTQAVGGMASSYRRRELRRAFQSMVTSRWALVGMLILLVVTFVAIFGPWLAPFDPNRQNIMMRLLEPGQPGAGDLTYWLGSDQLGRDVLSRLLYGARVSLLVGVAAIVVGGTLGTIAGLVSGYFGGWIDDVIMRLGDIQLAFPFILLAIMFLVVLGPGLVNIILVLGIGQWITYARIVRAQTLSLREKEYVEAARAMGDSTFSILFRTILPNIIAPLTVIASFNVAGVILSEAALSFLGLGVPPDVPTWGSMLSESRDHLLSNKWWLAVFPGLAIVFTVLAFNIIGDWLRDFLDPRLKENG; this comes from the coding sequence ATGGCCGATACAACACCCGCTCCAAGTTCCGCCTCGACCCAGGCCGTCGGCGGCATGGCGTCGTCCTACCGTCGCCGAGAGCTGCGCCGGGCGTTTCAAAGCATGGTGACCAGCCGTTGGGCGCTGGTCGGCATGTTGATCCTCTTGGTGGTGACATTCGTTGCGATTTTCGGGCCTTGGCTCGCGCCGTTCGACCCAAATCGTCAAAACATCATGATGCGCCTGCTTGAGCCGGGGCAGCCGGGGGCAGGGGACCTGACCTATTGGCTGGGTTCGGACCAGTTGGGCCGGGATGTGCTGTCGCGCCTGCTCTATGGCGCGCGCGTGTCACTGCTGGTGGGCGTCGCGGCCATCGTTGTCGGCGGCACTTTGGGCACCATCGCGGGGCTTGTCTCCGGCTATTTCGGCGGCTGGATCGACGATGTGATCATGCGGCTTGGCGACATCCAACTGGCTTTTCCGTTCATCCTTCTGGCGATCATGTTCCTGGTGGTGCTCGGGCCGGGGCTGGTCAACATCATCCTGGTTCTTGGGATCGGGCAATGGATCACCTATGCCCGGATTGTGCGCGCGCAAACGCTCTCCTTGCGAGAAAAGGAATATGTCGAGGCCGCGCGCGCGATGGGAGACAGCACGTTTTCAATCCTGTTTCGCACGATCCTGCCCAATATCATCGCGCCGCTGACTGTTATCGCCTCGTTCAACGTCGCCGGCGTGATCCTGTCCGAGGCGGCGCTGTCCTTCCTCGGGCTCGGCGTGCCACCCGATGTGCCGACCTGGGGCAGCATGTTGTCGGAAAGCCGTGACCATCTGTTGTCGAACAAATGGTGGCTGGCGGTGTTCCCGGGCCTCGCCATCGTGTTCACAGTTCTGGCCTTCAACATCATCGGCGATTGGCTACGCGATTTCCTCGATCCGCGGCTGAAAGAGAACGGCTAG
- a CDS encoding ABC transporter substrate-binding protein, with the protein MPRLHHLLAAGAASVALMTGAYAQPADDTIVVGLSADITTLDPAPISSRDNSNIARHIFGTLFTMGGDGVARPDLANTLEISDDGMAYVYTLNEGLTCHDGEALTAEDAAYSFNRAADPENAFTGNTPGFVFSSIDFQSAEALDDLRVQINIGAPNPIAFGLIAEVFIHCMDSYEAMTLDEASGNPIGSGPYRLADWRRGSRSFWRPSKARMLGSSVSSGGSFPKPPPAPPS; encoded by the coding sequence ATGCCAAGACTACACCACTTGCTTGCAGCCGGTGCTGCCAGCGTCGCGCTGATGACGGGGGCCTATGCGCAGCCCGCTGATGACACGATTGTCGTCGGTCTGAGCGCGGATATCACAACACTCGACCCGGCCCCGATTTCTTCGCGCGACAACTCGAATATCGCGCGGCATATCTTCGGCACCCTCTTCACCATGGGCGGCGACGGCGTCGCCCGCCCTGACTTGGCCAATACGCTGGAGATCTCCGACGATGGGATGGCATATGTCTACACGTTGAACGAGGGCCTGACCTGTCATGATGGGGAGGCGTTGACCGCCGAGGATGCCGCCTATTCCTTCAACCGCGCCGCTGACCCGGAAAATGCCTTCACCGGCAACACCCCCGGCTTTGTGTTCAGCTCGATTGATTTCCAAAGTGCCGAGGCGTTGGATGATCTGCGGGTACAGATCAACATCGGTGCGCCGAACCCCATCGCCTTTGGTCTGATCGCGGAGGTCTTCATCCACTGCATGGACAGCTATGAGGCGATGACCCTCGATGAAGCGTCGGGTAACCCGATTGGCTCGGGCCCCTATCGTCTGGCCGACTGGCGGCGCGGATCGAGGTCGTTCTGGAGGCCGTCGAAGGCGCGGATGTTGGGTTCGAGCGTATCATCTGGCGGTTCATTCCCGAAGCCTCCACCCGCTCCGCCGAGCTGA
- a CDS encoding aldehyde dehydrogenase family protein, producing the protein MTEVQRNLIAGEWQTGEGEIENINPSDLSDCVGVFAQASGDQLEATLDRAHAAQIEWASYPMERKQAVLMSIGNELMARAEELGTLLSREEGKPLAEGKGEVYRAGQFFTYYAAECLRQLGENADSVRAGVEVDIRREPVGTVAIISPWNFPTATASWKIAPALCYGNAVVWKPANVTPASAVALTEIIDRQDIPKGLFSLVMGAGRTIGQRLVESPKINAISFTGSVPVGRGIAAAAVQNFTKIQAEMGSKNALAVMDDADLDLAVSLALGGAFGGSGQKCTASSRLVVHAGIHDAFVEKLVIGAQAMKVGHALEDGVQMGPIVSEQQLTENLAYVDLGQSEGAELACGGVRLDMPHQGFYMSPGVFLNTTNDMRINREEMFAPLTSVIKVGSYDEALATVNDTNFGLTSGIVTQNLARATHFRRNARTGVVTVNLPTAGTDYHVPFGGRGDSSYGPREQGKAAAEFYTTVKTAYISAGAPV; encoded by the coding sequence ATGACCGAGGTACAGCGAAATCTGATTGCGGGCGAATGGCAGACGGGTGAGGGCGAGATTGAGAATATCAACCCATCGGATCTGAGCGATTGCGTCGGAGTCTTCGCGCAGGCCAGCGGGGATCAGCTTGAGGCGACACTGGATCGGGCGCATGCGGCGCAGATCGAATGGGCCAGCTATCCGATGGAGCGCAAGCAGGCGGTCTTGATGTCGATCGGCAATGAGTTGATGGCGCGGGCCGAAGAGCTTGGCACGCTTCTGAGCCGGGAAGAGGGCAAGCCGCTGGCTGAGGGCAAAGGCGAGGTTTACCGGGCCGGGCAGTTTTTCACCTATTACGCCGCCGAATGTCTGCGCCAGTTGGGCGAGAATGCGGACAGCGTACGCGCTGGCGTCGAAGTGGATATCCGCCGTGAACCCGTCGGCACCGTGGCAATCATCAGCCCCTGGAACTTCCCCACCGCCACCGCGTCTTGGAAAATCGCGCCCGCGCTTTGCTATGGCAATGCGGTCGTGTGGAAACCGGCCAATGTCACGCCGGCCTCCGCCGTGGCGCTGACCGAGATCATCGACCGTCAGGACATCCCCAAAGGCCTGTTCAGCCTGGTCATGGGCGCAGGCCGGACGATCGGCCAGCGGCTGGTCGAAAGCCCCAAAATCAACGCGATCAGCTTCACCGGCTCGGTGCCGGTCGGACGCGGGATCGCGGCGGCGGCGGTGCAGAATTTCACCAAGATTCAGGCCGAAATGGGCTCCAAGAACGCGCTAGCGGTGATGGACGATGCCGATCTCGATCTGGCTGTGTCGCTTGCGCTTGGCGGGGCCTTTGGCGGGTCCGGGCAGAAATGCACGGCGTCTTCGCGTCTCGTGGTCCATGCCGGTATCCATGACGCCTTTGTCGAAAAGCTCGTGATCGGCGCGCAGGCGATGAAGGTCGGCCATGCGCTCGAAGACGGCGTGCAGATGGGCCCGATCGTCAGCGAACAGCAGCTGACTGAGAATCTCGCCTATGTCGACCTAGGCCAATCCGAAGGGGCCGAGCTGGCCTGCGGCGGTGTCAGGCTCGATATGCCACATCAAGGTTTCTACATGAGCCCCGGCGTGTTCCTGAACACCACCAACGATATGCGCATCAATCGCGAAGAGATGTTCGCGCCGCTGACCAGCGTCATCAAGGTCGGCAGCTATGATGAGGCGCTGGCCACGGTCAACGATACTAATTTCGGCCTGACCTCCGGCATCGTGACGCAAAACCTTGCCCGCGCCACACATTTCCGGCGGAACGCGCGAACGGGCGTGGTCACCGTGAACCTGCCGACCGCAGGCACCGACTACCACGTGCCTTTCGGCGGGCGGGGCGACAGCTCCTACGGGCCGCGCGAACAGGGCAAGGCGGCGGCAGAGTTCTACACCACCGTCAAGACGGCCTATATCTCTGCCGGAGCACCGGTCTGA
- a CDS encoding membrane dipeptidase: MRIDNLQYANWSEKIFRQLREGGVDAIHVTVAYHENFRETVLNFEKWNRWFEQFPDLIMKGKWASDIDIARDTGRTAVFFGFQNPSPIEDDIGLVEILHDLGARFMQLTYNNQSLLATGCYEAEDGGITRMGRQVIKEMNRVGLVIDMSHSGDRSTIEAADISDRPIAITHANPYDWAAALRNKKPDVIRAVTENGGMLGFSVYPHHLKDKSDCTLESFCEMVARTAETYGAEHLGIGTDLCQDQPDSIVEWMRVGRWTKEIDYGEGSATAPGFPPMPHWFRDNRDFGNIEAGLRATGLSEAEVAGIMGGNWYRFYEENFTPG; the protein is encoded by the coding sequence ATGCGGATCGACAATCTGCAATACGCGAACTGGTCGGAGAAGATCTTCCGGCAACTCCGCGAAGGTGGCGTAGACGCGATCCATGTCACCGTCGCCTATCATGAGAACTTCCGCGAAACGGTTCTGAATTTCGAGAAATGGAACCGCTGGTTCGAGCAGTTTCCCGATCTGATCATGAAGGGCAAATGGGCCAGCGATATCGACATTGCGCGGGACACGGGGCGCACGGCGGTGTTCTTTGGGTTCCAGAACCCATCGCCGATTGAGGACGACATCGGTCTGGTCGAAATCCTGCACGACCTCGGCGCGCGCTTCATGCAACTGACCTATAACAACCAGTCTCTGCTCGCGACGGGTTGTTATGAGGCTGAAGATGGCGGCATCACGCGGATGGGCCGCCAGGTCATCAAGGAGATGAACCGGGTTGGTCTGGTGATCGACATGAGCCATTCGGGCGACCGCTCCACCATCGAAGCGGCGGATATTTCGGACCGTCCCATCGCGATCACCCATGCCAACCCGTATGACTGGGCGGCCGCCTTGCGGAACAAGAAACCCGACGTGATCCGCGCCGTGACGGAAAACGGCGGGATGTTGGGGTTTTCGGTCTATCCGCATCACCTGAAAGACAAATCCGACTGCACGCTTGAAAGCTTCTGCGAGATGGTGGCGCGCACGGCTGAGACCTATGGCGCCGAACATCTCGGGATCGGCACAGATCTTTGCCAGGATCAGCCCGACAGCATTGTGGAATGGATGCGTGTGGGGCGCTGGACCAAAGAGATCGACTACGGCGAAGGCTCCGCCACAGCGCCCGGGTTTCCACCCATGCCGCATTGGTTCCGCGACAATCGCGACTTCGGCAACATCGAAGCCGGGCTGCGCGCAACAGGTCTGAGCGAGGCTGAGGTCGCCGGGATCATGGGGGGCAATTGGTACCGGTTCTATGAGGAAAACTTCACCCCTGGATAA
- a CDS encoding ABC transporter substrate-binding protein, with protein sequence MAARIEVVLEAVEGADVGFERIIWRFIPEASTRSAELMAGNVDIITNVAPDQMDVINASGAAEVNPIQGTRRMYVGFNLSDSMAMEPGGDAIQDPAVRRALQYAVNVPAICSQLLNFECERMTGIVNPPNANQSLEPYPYDPETAERLLDEAGWPRGDDGTRFSIAFQAGQGRYLNDANVVQAIAQYLEDVGLDVDLQIMEWSSVYIPIIRERNAGPLYFIGSGGALWSPLYDMTDLAAVDAGTNYTHWDDPRWFDRWADIAAAETEEETRQIVDEMLQVFYDDGPWLHLYFQPDFYGVSNRIDWTPRPDEKVYLFDAGLN encoded by the coding sequence CTGGCGGCGCGGATCGAGGTCGTTCTGGAGGCCGTCGAAGGCGCGGATGTTGGGTTCGAGCGTATCATCTGGCGGTTCATTCCCGAAGCCTCCACCCGCTCCGCCGAGCTGATGGCGGGCAATGTGGATATCATCACCAATGTGGCACCGGACCAGATGGATGTCATCAATGCCAGCGGTGCAGCCGAGGTGAACCCGATCCAGGGCACCCGGCGGATGTATGTCGGCTTCAACCTCAGCGACAGCATGGCGATGGAGCCCGGTGGCGATGCCATCCAAGACCCGGCGGTGCGCCGTGCCCTGCAATATGCGGTCAATGTGCCCGCCATCTGCAGCCAGTTGCTCAACTTCGAATGTGAGCGGATGACCGGTATCGTGAACCCGCCAAATGCGAACCAGAGCCTTGAGCCCTACCCCTATGATCCCGAAACCGCAGAGCGGCTTTTGGACGAAGCGGGCTGGCCGCGCGGGGACGATGGCACACGTTTCTCCATCGCTTTCCAGGCTGGCCAGGGGCGCTATCTGAACGATGCCAATGTCGTGCAGGCCATTGCGCAATACCTCGAAGATGTGGGCCTGGATGTCGATCTGCAGATCATGGAATGGTCCAGTGTCTATATTCCGATCATCCGTGAACGGAACGCCGGCCCGCTCTACTTCATCGGGTCCGGGGGCGCTCTGTGGAGCCCGCTCTACGACATGACCGATCTGGCCGCCGTCGATGCGGGCACGAACTACACCCATTGGGATGATCCGCGCTGGTTCGACCGTTGGGCCGACATCGCTGCGGCAGAGACCGAAGAAGAAACCCGTCAGATCGTCGATGAGATGCTGCAGGTCTTCTACGACGATGGCCCGTGGCTGCACCTCTACTTCCAGCCGGACTTTTACGGCGTCAGCAACCGGATCGACTGGACCCCGCGTCCAGACGAAAAAGTCTATCTGTTCGACGCCGGTCTGAACTGA
- a CDS encoding ABC transporter permease — MWTFLARRLLQSIVVLIGVTLISFISLQIGGDPTYLFVSENASTEEIEAARRALGFDRPLHIQYLSYIWNALQGDFGNSLSYRQPAMDVVMEAMPATIELTFFSLVLAIGLSIPLGIYAALNRGKPADGGIMTFAMLGQSIPNFWMGIMMIMFFGLYLRWFPISGHVPFLEPLFEGDFATAFRNLPQSMYYMIMPALAVGTYTLARNARLIRSSMLEVLQQDYVRTARSKGISERRVVIHHAMRNAWLPVVTMIGLEFGFLLGGVVVVETVFSYPGIGRLVFNAINQRDIPVVQASVILLAVIFILLNLIVDLIYARLDPRVKL; from the coding sequence ATGTGGACATTTTTGGCAAGACGCCTTTTGCAAAGCATCGTTGTGCTGATCGGCGTCACATTGATTAGCTTCATCTCGCTCCAGATTGGCGGTGATCCGACCTATCTGTTCGTGTCCGAGAACGCGAGCACCGAAGAGATCGAGGCGGCGCGGCGCGCGCTTGGCTTCGACCGGCCGCTGCACATTCAATACCTGAGCTATATCTGGAACGCCCTGCAGGGCGATTTTGGCAATTCGCTCAGCTATCGCCAGCCCGCGATGGATGTGGTGATGGAGGCGATGCCCGCCACGATCGAGTTGACGTTTTTCTCGCTGGTTTTGGCCATTGGCCTGTCCATTCCGCTTGGCATCTATGCCGCGCTCAATCGCGGCAAGCCCGCTGATGGCGGCATCATGACCTTTGCGATGCTGGGCCAATCGATCCCGAATTTCTGGATGGGGATCATGATGATCATGTTCTTCGGTCTCTATCTGCGCTGGTTCCCGATCTCGGGCCATGTGCCGTTTCTGGAGCCGTTGTTCGAAGGCGATTTTGCGACCGCGTTTCGCAATCTGCCGCAGTCGATGTACTATATGATCATGCCGGCCTTGGCGGTGGGTACCTATACGCTCGCCCGGAATGCGCGGCTGATCCGCTCGTCCATGTTGGAGGTGTTGCAGCAGGATTATGTCCGCACCGCACGCTCCAAAGGCATCTCTGAGCGCCGGGTGGTGATCCATCACGCGATGCGCAACGCTTGGTTGCCGGTGGTCACCATGATCGGCCTGGAGTTTGGCTTCCTGCTCGGCGGTGTGGTCGTGGTCGAGACGGTGTTCTCTTACCCCGGCATTGGTCGTTTGGTGTTCAATGCGATCAACCAGCGGGACATTCCGGTGGTGCAAGCCTCTGTCATCTTGCTGGCGGTGATTTTCATTCTCCTCAATCTGATCGTCGATCTGATCTATGCGCGGCTTGATCCGCGCGTGAAACTCTAA
- a CDS encoding ABC transporter ATP-binding protein, with amino-acid sequence MSEELEVERGDVRDNGRRPPRAVVGSHRIEEEMFGRVFDRNIVMRIWQFVRPYKRQLVISIIAVLVFTGTQLAIPLIIRHAIDNGLTGDAAGQAALLAAMIAFGLAIGLNFVAAWVQESVVGKAAENVLFDIRTAMFGHLQDVSLSFMDKTEVGRLMSRLQGDVNAMQEFLETSVLSVGDIVLLFGIIVSMLWLNVQLGLLTLCVLPVLFLVRVIWLPRARAAFMAAHEANSVTNGALAEAIHGVRTVQSMDRQPVNFALYDDKAQATLRAHRTASKYAQVMVPIVDSLTGIAMAVVVVVGGSMVLGQQLEVGVMVAFLFYIQRFFDPIRSLTMQYSVMQRAMASGQRLIDVLDVRVDIKDAPNAIDFRMTWMAAWSFAMSPLAMCRTRQF; translated from the coding sequence ATGAGCGAAGAACTGGAAGTCGAACGCGGCGATGTTCGCGACAATGGCCGCCGTCCGCCCCGCGCCGTTGTCGGCTCGCACCGGATTGAGGAAGAGATGTTCGGCCGGGTGTTCGACCGCAACATCGTGATGCGAATCTGGCAGTTTGTACGCCCCTATAAGCGGCAATTGGTGATCTCGATCATCGCGGTTCTGGTCTTCACGGGCACCCAACTGGCCATCCCGCTGATCATCCGCCATGCCATTGATAACGGCCTCACCGGCGATGCTGCGGGCCAAGCGGCCCTGCTGGCGGCGATGATTGCCTTCGGGCTGGCCATCGGGCTGAACTTTGTCGCCGCGTGGGTGCAGGAAAGCGTCGTCGGGAAAGCTGCCGAAAACGTGCTGTTCGATATCCGCACCGCGATGTTCGGGCATCTGCAGGATGTCTCGCTCAGCTTCATGGACAAGACCGAGGTCGGCCGCCTGATGTCACGCCTGCAAGGCGATGTGAACGCGATGCAGGAGTTTCTTGAAACCTCGGTGCTGTCGGTCGGTGATATCGTGCTGCTCTTCGGGATCATCGTCTCGATGCTGTGGCTGAATGTGCAACTGGGTCTGTTGACCCTTTGCGTGTTACCGGTGCTGTTTTTGGTCCGTGTGATCTGGCTCCCCCGGGCCCGGGCCGCATTCATGGCGGCACATGAGGCGAACTCGGTCACCAATGGCGCTTTGGCCGAGGCGATCCACGGCGTGCGCACCGTGCAAAGCATGGATCGTCAGCCCGTGAATTTCGCGCTTTATGACGACAAGGCGCAAGCGACGCTGCGGGCCCATCGCACCGCGTCGAAATACGCGCAGGTGATGGTGCCAATCGTCGATAGCCTGACCGGTATCGCCATGGCGGTCGTGGTTGTGGTTGGCGGTTCCATGGTGCTGGGTCAGCAACTGGAGGTCGGCGTGATGGTCGCCTTCCTGTTCTACATCCAACGGTTTTTCGACCCGATCCGATCGCTGACGATGCAGTATTCGGTGATGCAACGCGCCATGGCCTCGGGGCAGCGGTTGATCGACGTGCTCGATGTGCGCGTCGATATCAAAGACGCGCCCAATGCCATCGACTTCCGCATGACATGGATGGCCGCGTGGAGTTTCGCGATGTCACCTTTGGCTATGTGCCGGACACGCCAGTTCTGA
- a CDS encoding ABC transporter ATP-binding protein translates to MTMPLLQVDKLRKYFPIHGGVLQRVVNNVKAVDDVSFDINAGEVVGLVGESGSGKTTVGRTILRLEHATSGEVRFSGADVMGLNASEMRAYRKRMQIIFQDPYASLNPREKVREVLTHPLKLHKIGAASEHEDRAAALLEKVGLSRDHLARFPHEFSGGQRQRIGIARALAVEPEFIVADEPVSALDVSIQAQVINLLEDLKNDLDLTMLFIAHDLGVVEHICDRVIVMYLGRVMEIASAADLYARPNHPYTQALLSAVPIPEPGKRRSRTVLKGDIPSPINPPSGCVFRTRCPLATAECAKVVPELKSVGDGHASACIHTT, encoded by the coding sequence ATGACGATGCCACTCCTCCAAGTCGACAAGCTGCGCAAATACTTCCCGATCCATGGCGGCGTGCTGCAACGCGTGGTCAACAATGTGAAAGCCGTCGATGACGTCTCATTCGACATCAACGCGGGCGAAGTCGTGGGCCTTGTCGGCGAAAGCGGGTCGGGCAAAACCACCGTCGGGCGCACGATCTTGCGGCTGGAACACGCTACCAGTGGCGAGGTGCGTTTTAGCGGCGCCGATGTGATGGGGCTGAACGCGTCCGAGATGCGGGCCTATCGCAAGCGGATGCAGATCATCTTTCAGGACCCTTATGCCAGCCTGAACCCCCGCGAGAAGGTGCGCGAGGTGCTGACCCACCCCTTGAAACTGCACAAAATCGGAGCCGCCTCGGAACATGAGGATCGCGCCGCCGCCTTGCTGGAAAAAGTCGGGCTATCGCGGGATCACCTCGCCCGCTTCCCGCACGAGTTTTCCGGCGGGCAGCGCCAGCGGATCGGAATTGCCCGGGCGCTCGCGGTCGAGCCGGAGTTCATCGTTGCCGATGAACCGGTCTCGGCGCTGGACGTGTCGATCCAGGCGCAGGTGATCAACCTCTTGGAAGATCTGAAAAACGATCTCGATCTGACGATGTTGTTCATCGCCCATGATCTGGGCGTCGTGGAACATATCTGCGACCGGGTGATTGTGATGTATCTGGGCCGGGTGATGGAAATTGCCTCGGCGGCGGATCTCTACGCCCGGCCCAACCATCCCTACACCCAGGCCCTGCTGTCGGCCGTGCCGATCCCCGAACCGGGCAAGCGCCGCTCCAGGACAGTGTTAAAAGGCGACATCCCAAGCCCGATCAACCCGCCATCGGGCTGCGTCTTCAGAACCCGCTGCCCGCTTGCGACGGCTGAATGCGCAAAGGTCGTGCCGGAGTTGAAATCCGTAGGGGACGGGCACGCAAGCGCGTGTATTCACACCACCTGA
- a CDS encoding ABC transporter ATP-binding protein — protein sequence MEFRDVTFGYVPDTPVLKSVSFTVNPGETVALVGPTGSGKSSAMSLLNRFYDVQGGQVLVGGRDVREVTQASLGREIAMVLQEPYLFSGTVMENIRYNKTDATAEDVIEAAKAVGAHEFITALPQGYETVIGERGGTLSLGQRQLISFARALVADARILVLDEATASIDSYTEMLIQKALVTLLTGRTGLVIAHRLATIRDADKIIVLQAGEVLEQGNHDELMAHGGLYAQLYSVNYASFDDLSGAEIDPRAPQKS from the coding sequence GTGGAGTTTCGCGATGTCACCTTTGGCTATGTGCCGGACACGCCAGTTCTGAAATCCGTCAGCTTCACCGTGAACCCGGGCGAGACGGTGGCGCTGGTCGGCCCGACCGGGTCAGGCAAGTCCAGCGCGATGTCGTTGCTGAACCGGTTCTATGATGTGCAAGGCGGGCAGGTTTTGGTCGGCGGTCGGGATGTGCGCGAGGTGACGCAAGCCTCGCTTGGGCGCGAGATCGCCATGGTGTTGCAGGAACCCTATCTGTTCAGCGGCACGGTGATGGAGAACATCCGCTACAACAAAACAGACGCAACCGCAGAGGATGTGATCGAAGCGGCCAAAGCCGTCGGGGCGCATGAGTTCATCACGGCCCTGCCGCAAGGGTATGAGACCGTGATTGGCGAACGCGGCGGAACCCTATCCCTTGGTCAGCGGCAGCTGATCAGCTTCGCCCGAGCCTTGGTCGCCGATGCGCGGATTCTGGTGCTGGATGAAGCGACGGCCAGCATCGACAGCTATACGGAGATGTTGATCCAGAAGGCTCTGGTGACGCTCCTGACTGGGCGCACCGGATTGGTGATCGCGCATCGCCTGGCGACGATCCGCGATGCCGATAAGATCATTGTGCTGCAAGCCGGTGAGGTGCTGGAACAAGGCAATCATGACGAGCTGATGGCCCATGGCGGGCTTTATGCGCAGCTCTATAGCGTGAACTATGCTTCGTTCGACGACCTGTCGGGGGCGGAGATCGACCCCCGCGCGCCGCAGAAATCCTAG
- a CDS encoding oligopeptide/dipeptide ABC transporter ATP-binding protein, which yields MLELMQDLQQKLGMAIIFITHDLGVVAEVADRVVVMYAAQVVETGGVEDIFRNPRMPYTAGLMNSIPRLGSSINKTRLEAIPGTVPALTSLPEGCRFHPRCAFATEVCKTAPPILESASDGHMIRCIRWRELNLSERRAS from the coding sequence ATGCTGGAGTTGATGCAGGACCTGCAACAGAAACTTGGCATGGCGATCATCTTCATCACCCACGATCTGGGCGTGGTGGCCGAGGTCGCGGACCGGGTCGTCGTCATGTATGCCGCGCAAGTGGTGGAAACCGGCGGGGTGGAGGACATTTTCCGCAACCCGCGCATGCCCTACACGGCGGGCCTGATGAACTCGATCCCGCGCCTTGGATCGTCGATCAACAAGACACGGTTGGAGGCGATCCCGGGCACGGTCCCTGCCCTGACCAGCCTGCCCGAAGGCTGCCGCTTCCATCCACGCTGCGCCTTTGCCACGGAGGTCTGCAAAACTGCGCCACCCATCTTAGAAAGCGCCAGCGATGGCCACATGATCCGCTGCATCCGCTGGCGTGAGCTGAATTTGAGCGAAAGGCGCGCGTCATGA